In Topomyia yanbarensis strain Yona2022 chromosome 2, ASM3024719v1, whole genome shotgun sequence, one DNA window encodes the following:
- the LOC131681229 gene encoding uncharacterized protein LOC131681229, with the protein MPRDDLRILLKQERTLRSSVDNLKLFITNYRENRDRGSLEMRIAKLDQIYDKFLDVRMRIEVLTDEEEDDFAESVETEEERKSLRISITERREQDNVKVIRDFENEYYSLKQLLLTLAAPAGSSRDVVTTQSRVSSIPESQLRVKLPELKLPIFSGKLREWITFRDSFVSMIHDNEHLSTIDKFTYLRTSLTSDALREIFSIELTAANYSIAWNSLQRTYENEKLIAKSYLDALFAVNPMDKESYEQLNRVVGEFETNLMMLQKIGVDTNGMSTILQHMVCQRLDSNILRSWENHHNSTEIPTYRNLIDFLKDQCMVLRSIGLGRSNQGESRKPVRLPTLSHIGAQPSASCPFCEDQVHSAFKCNKFTRLKVTDRVDEAKRKSLCLNCLSPGHIAKFCSKGSCHTCGRSHHTLLHSGNPSNTQSKPNQNQQPQTGKKIQTPNPLPQQSQENPQIQGSLASTQQPARKTNSAASNTQPQTSSTTDYPSTSHTTVLSSNMQTVPNTVLLSTALINISDGRGNTTVARALLDSGSQLCFMSENLVQNLNFQRRRECLPIKGIGQASTCSKQSVTAWIRSRVSHYTIPLQFFVLTKVTADLPTRKLDVSKWKFPSGIVLADPEFFNPSTIDIIIGAEIFYDLLIEGQHKLDEEGPTLQNTQLGWVVSGSVSKGRSIDSTMAAVSCSEERLDDLLTRFWDLESCRTKGTMSVEETLCEKMYDEMTTRDTSGRFVVTLPKKQYLIDRLRESRSIALRRFVSLERRLNANPSLKQTYSEFVNEYFDLKHMREVQVQPNEVESSPFPYYMPHHAVVRPDSSTTKLRVVFDASCSTMSGVSLNDVLMVGPVVQEDLLSTVIRFRIHKFAIVADIAKMYRMVNIASNDHRFQRILWRDSPSEPIRIFELTTVTYGTSSAPYLATKCLQRLAENGAELHPTASKILLKDFYVDDMLSGADSVEDGIKIYGEMNELLDPAGFTLRKWSSNSSEILAAIPEILKDDRTSLELDSSKSTIKTLGLSWEPSSDYFRFSVPHWNDSTEINKRIILSDFARLFDPLGLVGPVVVQAKIFLQDLWKQKCSWTETLSEELQHWWLEFRRNLTGLSTLKVPRWLAFGNDTVSAEIHGFCDASEKAYGACIYLRCTTYDGLVSVRLITAKSRVAPLDDVQRTKKKMTIWEWA; encoded by the coding sequence ATGCCGAGGGACGATCTAAGAATTCTGCTGAAGCAGGAGCGTACATTACGGAGCTCGGTAGacaatttaaaattattcatcACCAACTACCGAGAAAACCGTGATCGAGGCTCACTAGAAATGCGAATCGCCAAGTTAGATCAGATTTACGATAAGTTTCTGGATGTAAGGATGCGTATTGAGGTACTGACTGACGAAGAGGAGGATGACTTTGCGGAGTCTGTTGAAACGGAGGAGGAACGGAAATCGCTGCGTATCTCAATTACAGAAAGGCGAGAGCAAGACAATGTAAAGGTTATTAGAGATTTTGAAAATGAGTACTATTCTTTAAAGCAATTATTGTTAACGTTAGCAGCTCCAGCAGGTAGTAGTCGCGATGTCGTGACAACACAATCTCGAGTGTCATCGATTCCTGAATCACAACTTCGAGTAAAACTTCCTGAACTCAAGTTACCGATATTCAGTGGTAAGTTGCGCGAATGGATAACCTTTCGTGACTCATTCGTCAGCATGATCCACGACAACGAGCATTTATCTACAATCGATAAATTCACGTACTTACGGACATCCTTAACCAGCGACGCACTGAGAGAAATTTTTTCCATCGAACTTACAGCTGCAAATTATTCCATCGCTTGGAACAGTTTACAAAGGACCTACGAAAACGAGAAACTCATCGCCAAGTCTTACTTAGATGCTTTATTCGCCGTGAATCCAATGGATAAAGAATCGTACGAACAGCTTAATCGCGTGGTTGGTGAATTCGAAACCAATCTCATGATGCTCCAGAAGATTGGGGTAGACACTAATGGAATGAGTACCATTTTGCAGCATATGGTGTGCCAGCGACTCGATTCGAACATTCTGCGGAGCTGGGAGAATCATCATAATTCCACTGAAATTCCAACATACAGGAATCTCATCGATTTTCTTAAGGATCAGTGCATGGTACTTCGTAGCATTGGGCTCGGAAGATCAAATCAAGGAGAATCCAGAAAACCAGTTCGTCTTCCCACACTGAGTCACATTGGTGCTCAACCATCTGCGTCGTGTCCTTTCTGTGAAGATCAGGTGCATTCCGCattcaaatgcaacaaattcacAAGGCTGAAAGTGACCGATCGAGTAGATGAAGCGAAACGTAAGTCGCTTTGTCTTAATTGTTTATCACCGGGACACATAGCCAAATTTTGCTCAAAAGGGTCGTGTCACACATGTGGGAGAAGCCATCACACCCTCCTGCACTCAGGCAACCCCTCAAACACACAGTCAAAACCAAATCAGAATCAACAACCGCAAACGGGAAAGAAGATTCAAACGCCCAACCCGCTACCACAGCAGAGTCAAGAAAACCCTCAGATTCAAGGCTCGTTAGCATCTACTCAGCAACCTGCTCGAAAAACAAATTCAGCAGCGAGTAACACTCAACCACAAACGTCGAGCACCACAGACTACCCTTCCACTAGCCATACTACAGTCCTCTCGTCCAATATGCAAACAGTTCCAAATACAGTTCTCTTGTCCACTGCTCTCATCAACATCAGCGACGGTCGTGGAAATACCACCGTTGCTCGAGCTTTGCTAGATTCTGGATCACAACTTTGTTTTATGTCTGAAAACCTTGTTCAGAATCTCAATTTTCAACGTCGTCGCGAATGCTTGCCTATCAAGGGCATTGGTCAAGCTAGCACCTGTTCCAAGCAATCAGTAACCGCTTGGATTCGTTCTCGTGTGTCTCATTACACCATTCCATTGCAGTTCTTTGTATTGACAAAGGTAACTGCGGATCTCCCAACAAGAAAACTCGACGTCAGCAAATGGAAATTCCCCAGCGGGATCGTGTTAGCAGATCCAGAATTCTTCAATCCGAGCACGATAGACATCATCATTGGAGCGGAAATTTTCTACGATCTTCTAATCGAAGGGCAGCACAAGCTAGACGAGGAAGGACCAACTCTGCAAAATACACAACTAGGCTGGGTTGTGTCGGGAAGTGTCTCCAAGGGTCGCAGCATCGATTCCACCATGGCCGCTGTTTCCTGCTCTGAGGAGAGGTTGGATGACTTACTCACGCGATTTTGGGATTTAGAATCGTGTCGGACAAAGGGCACAATGTCAGTAGAGGAAACCCTTTGTGAAAAGATGTACGATGAAATGACAACGAGAGACACTTCGGGAAGATTCGTCGTAACCCTTCCGAAAAAGCAATATCTAATCGACCGTCTTAGAGAGTCCCGTTCAATTGCGCTTCGAAGATTCGTGTCTCTAGAACGACGATTGAACGCCAACCCTTCTTTAAAGCAAACTTACAGTGAATTCGTCAATGAATATTTTGATCTAAAACACATGCGTGAAGTTCAAGTACAGCCAAATGAAGTAGAGTCATCACCCTTTCCATACTACATGCCACATCATGCTGTTGTACGACCTGACAGCAGTACTACCAAACTTCGTGTAGTCTTTGACGCATCCTGTTCCACAATGTCAGGCGTGTCTCTCAATGATGTCTTAATGGTAGGACCAGTGGTTCAAGAAGACCTACTTTCCACGGTAATCCGTTTCCGTATCCACAAGTTTGCCATCGTGGCTGACATAGCCAAAATGTATAGGATGGTCAACATCGCTTCGAATGATCATCGATTCCAAAGGATATTGTGGAGAGACTCCCCATCTGAGCCAATTCGGATATTCGAACTCACGACCGTCACCTACGGGACATCATCGGCACCATATCTGGCCACCAAGTGCCTCCAGCGCCTAGCAGAAAACGGAGCTGAATTACATCCGACAGCTTCGAAGATTTTGCTGAAGGACTTCTATGTTGACGATATGCTGTCTGGAGCAGATAGCGTAGAAGATGGCATCAAAATATACGGTGAAATGAATGAACTTCTGGATCCTGCGGGATTCACTCTCAGAAAATGGAGTTCGAACAGTTCTGAAATATTGGCAGCCATTCCTGAAATTCTTAAGGACGATCGTACGTCCCTGGAACTGGACTCCTCGAAATCGACTATTAAAACCCTAGGGCTTTCGTGGGAACCCAGCTCGGACTATTTTCGATTCTCTGTGCCTCATTGGAACGATTCTACTGAGATCAACAAGCGCATCATTTTGTCCGATTTTGCCCGCCTTTTCGATCCTCTCGGACTGGTAGGGCCAGTAGTAGTCCAAGCCAAGATATTTCTCCAGGATCTCTGGAAACAGAAATGTTCCTGGACAGAAACACTCAGCGAGGAACTTCAGCACTGGTGGCTGGAATTTCGACGCAACTTGACTGGACTTTCCACCCTCAAGGTACCTCGTTGGCTCGCTTTTGGCAATGATACGGTTTCAGCAGAAATTCATGGGTTTTGTGACGCATCAGAAAAGGCGTACGGAGCATGCATCTATCTTCGATGCACGACGTACGATGGTCTTGTATCGGTCAGGCTAATCACCGCAAAGTCCAGAGTTGCTCCACTTGACGATGTTCAACGCACAAAAAAGAAGATGACTatttgggagtgggcgtag